GGTTTTGAGAATTTACATGTTCTTGCAGCTCACGCAAGTTGCGGATGGAGTCCAGTGGAAGACATCGGAAGACCTACACAGTGAAGAAAAGATTTCAGTACAAACACTGGTCTAATGTtacaatttcaaaacatttaatccTGATATTAATACTGTAACTAGTACAATCACCCACTGGGATCTCTGGGATTAGAGTAGTGAATGTAAATATACGGGTAATGATAGCGCAGAAGTGTATGAGAGTGGTGCTATTGTCTGATGGCTTTACTGCAGGACTACTGCACAACCTgcaaattacagtaattacaggTTTTGCCATAGTTTAGTTCCGCGCTGAGTGATTTTGTACCAATTCAAATCTTTTACAGTGACTTTAAACGAAAACCTTTAAGACATGAGGAAAACAAAATGGCTTAGTGGGAGAACACATGCTCTGTCCCTCACCTTCTCATAGATGATGGCATTTGTTTGCGCGATTTTGTTCCAAACGTCATTGAAGAAATGATCACAGACTGGATCATCAATGTTCAGATTCGGATCAGATGTTGCTCCGAGAAGTACGCTGTGGAAAAGAggtaaagaatacattttataggTACATTTAAGtatctatttatttagaaaagtgAGTCTTGCGATTTGACTctttattaaagggatagtccaaaATTTtggtcattaattacttaccctcatgtcgttccaaacccgcaagacctttgttcatctttggaccccaaattaaaatattttaaaaggaatatttcCTAACATTTAAGGAATGTTCTTaagatgaaatccaagagctttctgacccagcatagacagcaatgcaaccaaaatgttcaaggcccagaaaggtagtaaggtcactgtaaaataaatccatgatgaatctttatttttcttttctttccacaCAAAAGTATGCTTGTAGCTTTATAATACTGATGtcatatggactattttaatgtgGTAGCTGTGCTTTTGTCTATTCAGGGTTAGAAAGCTCTtcgatgaacaaaggtcttacgggtttggagaGACATTTAAAGTTTTGGGTGAAGTCTCTCTTAAAAAGCATGTTCAGATCAGCAGTTTATTTGCTTGGTTAAACTGTTACAATAACGCATTTTCTGAGCGGCTTGGTTGAGTTTCACAATGCAACACTTAAATGGACCGAAGCATGTTGATAAATATCACATGTGAGCAATGCCACCCTCCCTCGTTGGTCAGACTGTTCGTAAGCCATTTAGTTCTGGGATTTCCGTTTATTACAACATTTGTTCAATTCAGGATGAACGGACAACCCTGCTACACAATCTCTGTTGCCATTATCTCATATTTTCAAACTTTAACCATATCATATCGAAAGGCAATTTAATAAACACTTCGTACATCAGGAGGaagtcaacataaaaaaacccccaagAAAATACCAAAAACTCATTTAGAATGATACAGTGAATACTTGGGGTGCCCTTTCTGTAGAAAGTCtcataaagcaaaaaatgtcaGCTGTGAAAACTATTACACGAGGAGATTAGTGTGTAATaattcaatcaaatcaaaggACCCAGAGACGGGCATTAACTCAATCACTTGAGGTCACATCCCAAGGCCAGCAGTGAAAGGTGCTGCAGACACACGCATCATTAGAAGCATCTTACTGTTTCCCTTGGCAACCAAGAGATGTTCTGGTAGCTGGCAGTATGGAACGCAGCGTGCCAACACAAATTGCTCTgctcacacacgcgcacacctctctctttcactcacacactcctaCACAGACAGGGGAGAAGTTGGACAAAATGGGAAGCTGAGGTGCTTCActgcacaaacacaaatctATCACAGCTACAGAGCCCCTCTCACGTTATACAgctatgttaaaatgtattctgaGGGAATAAAGGCAAAAAGATTGATCGTCTCTTGACCATTTATGATATGGTACTTTTCTCTGGTAGCATAtcttaaattaaatgctttaagTTTTCACAAAAGCCTTGCTTCATGCTGattcacataaataaattgtgagaaccatttacatttacattttttattagtcCAGACGCTTTTTTAttgaaccatttattaaaagaactggcttataagagtcatttgttctgAATTGAGCTGTTCTAccattttaaattttgaaagttctggagagtgatttgagcctctttgagatggtaccatgcGTCGCgccgctagcagatctcagtgtgtagattttttttataccttTCAATTAGCAAGAACAGCTTAAAGCTTTCAAATGAAACAGTAAAATTATACtgataatgttacaaaagttctattttaaataaatattgttcttttgaCTTTGTATGTATGATCTATTCACCAAAGCATCCACAaaaggtttccacaaaaatattgagcagaGCAACTGGTTGCAACATGTATATTTGTTCCTGTTTGCAGTTTGTGAGGACAGCGCAACAGAACGATGTGTTTTCTTGCCATTATTTTTGGTACACAGCCTTGTTATCTCACCACATTGGATTCAGACTGAAAACTCATGTTGTGGCGCAGTAGAGTCAGTGCTGGAAATGCAGGAGGATCCGGCTTTCTGAGCCTCCATGCAAAGCAAGTGTAAAGAAATTTTCATTTACTATTCAAATGTCCTTGCCTTTTGCAGGTTTTCCATGATCATAAAAATCCCGATGCGATTTTCTGAAGTCTGTTTGTCTTAGGTGGTGGTTTTGACACTTTCTAACTCGGAATAAATCCGCAAAGCTGCCTTGGACACAAGTACTGCATACGCACCTGAAGCACTCTTTCCGTAAAGCAAGTGCTAGTGGTCCAGCCTGGTACTCCTCTCCGTTCATGACTGAGGGAACTCTTTCCTCATCCTCTACCAGCACTGCTAGCTCACTGTCACGACTTCCCAGCATGCTCCTGTCATTGATGTTGGCTGACCCTGAAGAACATAATGaagaattttgaatttgaacatTATTCCAATATTCACCAGCAGGTGGTATTTGGAGCTCATCTTTATCATCCAAATAATAAATACCTTGGAccatttattaacaaattataaTCCAGGGTTAATAACGCCCCAATgatatttaatgtgaaatgatacttcagaaatcattctaataagctgatCTGATACTCGAGAAACAATTATTACTGTTACTGCTGAAAAtgcttttgtggaaaccatggtatttttttaaatttgcaatagaaatattttgtaacattataaacatctttactgtcactttggatACATTTAATGTagccttgctaaataaaaataggtaatgtaaataaaaacggTTTTGAAGGTTTCCTGGGTCACGGCAAATTGTGTCTTACTGTGTCTCACCTATGATGTAGCAACGGTCGTCAGCAATGAGGGCTTTGCTATGGACGTAGATGAGCTCTGTTACAGGGGACTGGCCAAGCTCAGAGTGTGTCCGCAGACCACAAAGAGAAATGTACCGTGTCCATTCATCCTGCACTAATGGGGAGATGAGACAGTCATTACAACAATAAATGACACACCATCTGTATGATTGGTTAATGCACCGAATGTTATAATGCATGGCTGAAAAAGCAACAACTAAATCATAAACGATAAACTAAATCATTTAGAGCCACTTTTATGAGACGCGTGAAGTGAAAGGGGCAGATGGAGAATGAGACAGGATCCAAAAAAAACGTACTAGACTGGCAGAATTACAGACAGCTAAATATGTTTCTGTCAGATACTTACTGTGCTCCTTTAATCTTGAGAGAATGGAGTGTTCTCCTCGATTGATCGTTCTACAGACAGAAAAAGTTCTGTTAGCAAAAGTGCTGTGAGAGCGTGTGTATGATTGCAGATGTTTGGCAGGGCTGCTGTGTGTACCGGTAGGTGAAGTGCAGGATAGCCTGAATGGCATTTCCTCCTCCCTGACTGATGTCACCCTCAAAGCCAGGCAGCAGAGGAATCACGACAAACACCCTGTACTTCTTCCCCTCACtgtaacaatgcaaataaaGCTCAGACTACATGCTAAAAAGACACTAaacttgtatattttttttaaagaggtaACAAACCTGTGAGCCCGTAGGATCCGTTTGACAATAGCATCACCAATGGTATTGAATACGTACTTCTGATCTGAGCAGCTGATGAAGAACtggttctgaaaaaaaagaatttaattcATCTCATATGTGAACTATAAAACAGGCCACTGCAAGATCTAGTTCATGGTCCGGTCCATTATTCACACTAGCACTAGTACATTCACTGCACTGAATTTTTCTGTAGCCAAAGACCAAGAGCTgtattgtatataaatgaaatgcataatatttcaattaactATTCTATAAATAACTATTTATCTCCTACTATTTGTTTCCTAggcttttttgggtgaactataacTTTAACAATATCATATAACCTTGTCAGGATTACCTCATTACTTGTGTAATTTGGCTCATTTGTAGACTTTTGTGATGTAGATGTTTGTGATGAATAGGCTAGTATACAATcaggaaaatgaattaaatttgaacctgtatattatatatatatatatatatatatatatatatatatatatatatatatatatatatatatatatatatatatatatatagtaactaTAGTAACTTGAGAACattcttattaataaataatttctaatgTCCAccacttaataataaataaataataaataagtgaattAAACAGTTTATGTCATTTTAGTTACCAATAACATTGCAGTactgttttacatattttaatgtacttcaatacatttttcaaaatttcatCTGGACAATGTCAGTGTTTATTGACAAATGTCAAGTTTTTAAATTCTCAAACATAAAAATTTCAGCACTCAGTGTAAGCCTATTTCTGTAGGGACAAACATTTTCTCTGGCTGTAGTATAAGCTCATCTGTTCCATTCTTCTTAGTTTAGCTGACTTGCATTAGGACCCTGTTTCTGAGCAGGAGGCAAAAGCAGAGGGCTATTGTGTGTTGCCAGCTGAATGCAGTAGAATCACATGATCCTAGTGGGAGAGAACACTGCAAACAACTCTACAACACTGAGACTTTGTGTGTGAACAGAGAACTGTGTCTGTTCagctctgtgtgtatgtgtgtgtgtgtgaatcagaGGCAAATGCTTTTGGTAAGGTCATAGACTTTGTGTTACCTCTAGATAAACGTAATGCTCGCTGTTCTCAATAACATGTATATAGGCATTAAGGATGGAATGTTCACATGTGCCAGAAGACCAGCGATCAACAGAACGAAGAACctgggagaaaaagagaggggaCAATGAAATAGGAACtgtaaatatatagataaagacagaagaaaataaattaaataggtGGAAACaatgaaaagaagagaaaagcaACATGAACGTTTGTACCTGTACAGAGGCTTTTGTGGCACCAGGGATGGTGAATGGCAGTTTATCTGCAGTGCAGTGAGATTTCGGCAGTAGGTATGGGTAAAAGTCATCCTTGTACTTGTTCTTAAAGATCTTAAAAGACAcaagaatacagtaaaaagcaATGATAATAAAGATTTTGAAGTGACTGATTGTAAGAACaataacaaacattaaaaataccatttttatttctgaCCTTAGTGAAGTTCCAGCGCTGGATGAAGTGTCGTGCAAGATCTCTGGCTGCTTTCCCATGATGCACCGCACCCAGGTCTCGCCAAGGGATGCGGGGCACCTGAGTCCTGTCAACATTGtctgaagaggaaaaaaaaaaagaagctataaTACTgcaacaatttacatttttattacaaatgaaaatcattattttaaatatatatttaatatttcagttttacttaatatttattaatcaaatgaatgcaccaaaatgtaaaaaaaaaaaaaaaaaaacacatactaaTATATTATGATTAACGCATAATgctattcataaaaaatatatctagtAATGCAACTAGTAATCTAGTGTACCAAGAACTAAATAACCAAATTAGGCTGtaatagattttcaaaaaaaaaaaaaaatgtaagtaataaTGTAAGGCTGCATTGGAATGTGTACCTTGAAAGGGCTGGTCCAGCTGTGTCCAGTCCCTCTTGATAAAGTTGCTATAATCTTTTCCCAGCCACAAGAGGGCATTACAGCTCAGATCCACTTCATCACCACACTCCGACACAAGATCCGTCAGAGGAACTGCAGAGCCATCCACAGCATCAGACTGACACAGGAAGATAAGGAAAGGTATAAGAGGGAAATTAAACATAGAAAGATAAAGAGGAAGAGACAGAATAATAAATTGATGTGCCTATCATATCTACTGGCTATAACTATACCTCTGGGGCAGCCTCTGCATTACTGGCTGTTTTTGAGGGTGTCAAATCACTCAGCCTATAGTCGCTGTCATCCCACCTCCCAAACGCCAGATCCAACCCACCCACAAAGGCCACTGATTGGTCGATGGCAACCATTTTCTCATGATGAGCCCAGAGAAACACAACTGAGGCAACATGATCAGGGTGACGCATAACCTAAGGCAAAAGAAGTGCAGACTGAGTCACTCATAACACGgccagaaaaaaacacagtaagacATGATCTTGATAAATGACAAAAGTGGGAAGGATGAGAGGACAAACGGCGGTAATAAGACGTGTGTAGTACATCAAACCTTAATATTGGGGTGAAGGTTCATCAGTGTTCTCTTGCTGTAGCCACTGCTGATACCCAGAGCCAGTTCCACCTCCTTatacaacaacacacacaccttcacgCCCTGTTCCtaagcacgcacacacagacaattATAGTTATTAGAAATTATTGTCATAAAAGAAGTGCATTTTAAGATTGGAgggaatttatttaatatacagtataaaagaTTATGTAATGTGAAGGGTTTTGTCCCATACTGCTTTGCGTTTGAGAATCTTGTCCAAACGCCAGTACATTCCTGTAGCTGGACGTTTAAGGAAAACCTCTGGACTGAGCCTGCAGAGAGaacaattcaaatattttcacaacACTTTAACTTATATTTTCAACATGTTGAATATATGACATCAGACTAAACAATGGCAACAAATATTGTAACTAAATCGCCAGTATTTCCAGTATCCGACTGTGTCTATTTAGCTAGTACAAAAGTTTAAGGAACGGTAAGctttttcaaaactttcatGCATTACtttgatccaaaataaacaaacaatattaatattgtgaaatattattacagtttaatcaTATCTATTTTACTCTAGTCTTTAGTGTTACGCAATCGTTAAAGAAATCCTTTCTAATATTCTTATCTGGTGATCAAGTGTCTtttcctattattattaatgtaaaaacatttgtgcagcttaatatttttgtggaaatctgatacatctacatttatttatttaattaacaaagttcaaaagaacagcatttatttgaaataaataaatcttctgtaacattaaaaatgtccttgTCACTTTTTCACTTTCGATCAAATTAATATTGTCCTTgctgaaagaaaaaactaaaacttttaaatggaagtgtacagtatatatagccTCCAAAGGGGAGCATGCGACATGATTAGGATACAATAAGGAAGTAGACTTCCTTTCAAAAGACGTTACTATCCAATGAGACCACGGAAGGAGAAAACAGGCACTCTGTGGGAACATTCATGTCTGCTGACCCATTCAGGCCACGtactgtacatgtgtgtgtggaagAAATGACACTTACCACCAATCAGTGATGAAGATCTCCTCCTTGGCTTGTTCCAGGGCATCAGCCACGTCTGAGAAATAGCCATTTCCATTGACATACCTGCCAATTAACCAATGAGCCATTTACTCAACACCCGCTCCGTTAAACTATTTAATCAATCAGATTTCCTTGATCGAAAGTTAATCAGaggacacattaaataaatgcacacaccaCTTTGTAAGAGTGTCCGGTCTGGGGGGGGCAAAGCCTTCAAAGCGATGCGTCTGGAGAAAATCACTGCGCTCAGCGAGACTCCGAATCTCATGACTCCACCACTGGGCCTGCCTGTAGCTACTGCACTTAATCACCAGCTtcctacaaaacacaaacaaatactaGCTGTGGCTGCACACGTCTCTTTAAAACGGTCTGTAAGATCGCTGCAATTAGTTGGAGGACTTCCTTATATTGTtcctcagattttttttttttacctgctgAAGTTCTCGATGCAGACGCCATGCTTGGTATCAGTGTAAACACGTCCAACCAACACCTTCAGCTCAGGGTCGAACAGCAGCACAAACGACAAAACACCAGTATCTCTGCTCATACacagcagaaaacagaaaatcactagaatgtgacattaaatattaatttagattaaACAGAAGAAATGTAGCCACTAAATAGCCACTAAAAGCTTGAGGCTATTCAAATTATACAccgaaataaaaacaactgactTTGTCAGGTCATATTGGTAaaacactactgtttaaaaataaaaaaaataacaaagaaagaaaaaaaagaaaattaattatttcgttcagcaaaattatattttgtaattaaaaaaaaaaaaaaaaaaaaaaaaaaaaatcctgaatttttttaccatatattacacaaaaatattaaccagCTTGTAGCTGTACCAACTACAGCTTTACCAACACTGGaacaaactacatttaaaaagtacaatcTTGAcgatttactattatttttgatcaaataattttaGCATGGTGTcacatctgttaaaaaaaaaaaaaaatcagacatCACGCATTTGTTGtcaaattaaaggaaaaaaggaagacTATATATGGTTAAAAGAAGGAAGGTAATATATGAAAGTTATCATATCTATGTTAAACATCTAGATAAACAACATATGTTAAGAAGGTCCACACCCAGCTAAGGCCTCTAATCCAGTCACTGAGACAACACCTCTGATTGTTCTTCATGAAGAAACATTAcatatgcttgtgtgtgtacAGTCGTGGGCaaatgttttgagaatgacacaaatattagttttcacaaagtttgctgctaaactgcttttagatctttgtttcagttgtttctgtgatgtactgaaatataattacaagcacttcatacgtttcaaaggcttttatcgacaattaagAGACCTCTGCAATTCAACTgggcatgctctcaatcaacttctgggccaaatcctgactgatagcaacccattctttaataatcacttcttggagtttgtcataattagtgggtttttgtttgtccacctgcctcttgaggattgaccacaagttctcaatgcgATTAATATCTGGGATTTCCAGGCCATGaacccaaaatttcaacgtctTGGTCCCCGAACCACTTAGTTATCACCTTTGCCTTATGGCatggtgctccatcgtgctggaaaatgcattgttcttcaccaaactattgttggattgttggaagaagttgctgttgctgaagagggtgttttggtaccattctttattcatggctgtgtttttgggcaaaattgtgagtgagcccactcccttggatgagaagcaaccccacaaatgaatggtctcaggatgctttactgttggcatgacacaggactgatggtagcgctcactttttcttctccggacaagcctttttccagataccccaaacaatcggaaaggggcttcatcggagaatatgactttgccccagtcctcagcagtccattcaccatactttttgcagaAGATCAATCTGTCCCTGATgtgttttttggagagaagtggcttctttgctgtccttcttgacaccaggccatcttccaaaaggcTTCACCTCACCGTGCGTgcagatgcgctcacacctgcctgctgccattcctgaggaagctctgcactggtggcactccgatcctgcagctgaattcctttttaggagacgatcctggtgcttgctggactttcttggacgccctgaagccttcttaacaAGAATTGAAtgtctttccttgaagttcttgatgatcCTATAAATTGTTGTAGGtgtcttagtagccacaatatccttgcctgtgaagccatttttatgcaacgtaatgatggctgcacgcgtttctttgcaggtcaccatggttaacaatggaagaacaatgcaaaacaaatcaccctccttttaagatgtcaagtctgtcattctaacccaatcagcctgacataatgatctccagccttgtgctcgtcaacattctcacctgagtaaACAAGACgattactgaaatgatctcagcaggtcacttaatgacagcaatgaaatgcagtggaaagtttttttcaggtttaagttaattttcatggcaaagaaggactgtGAAAttcatctgatcactcttcataacattagcaaattttccaatttccaatattttttggccatgactgtatatatacacacacacacacacgcatacacacacacgcatacacacacacgcatacacacacacgcatacacacacacaatggcaTGTCCATCAAAAAACATTGTAAGGAAGTCTCTCAGTTTGTTAGTCTCTGGTCAGCTCTTGTATAATTTATGATCTTCTACCTTTGGTTTCTTTTTGTCAAATAACCAATAACTCACTTAAGCTTACATATTTACCCTCAGGTCTTTATACTAGCACACAATGAAGGGCTGGGCAAAGTTTCACTAATGTTTTCAAGGAAACCGTTCAGTTTTCTAGAACTGGTTGGCCTGTTTGTTTCACACATGATGCATGGATACAGTAACTAATTTTAAGAGGCTCAAGCTATAAAAGCTCATCTTGTTTcctgaaactttttaaaatgctgttaaaatacTGACATAGGCATATAGGGCTGAATGTGACAATCCCGTCTGGTgctcaattattttaaattgcattagaTGTACACTTCCATTTGCACTTGACGCTAGTTCTCTAAAAATCTAGCATCTGTTCTGATTGATGACAACACAGATGACCTCTATACTGACATAGTAAAGCGGAATTTGTTTGACTGGCTTCTAGCCCAAGCACTAACTCCCGCATTATCTCCAACCACAGCTGTAACCTTTGAATGGCCTTCTGTGATTTCGAATGCTGGAAGTAAGCTGCAGGCTGAGGGGGATCAATATGTGTTTTGAGTGACAACCTCTTCCACCCTACATAGTACAATATTGCACAATGCTG
This genomic interval from Puntigrus tetrazona isolate hp1 chromosome 5, ASM1883169v1, whole genome shotgun sequence contains the following:
- the pld2 gene encoding phospholipase D2, with protein sequence MASSETDAAKRWQKCVDTVLCNLTKDQLKSIESNSEERDFFVVHHLADLKEGCISPLIHGTPITCKVENTERYTTRSKVHVCTLYTVRLTHGEFTWMVKRKYKHFQELHRDLYKHKMMLQFLPLGRFAIQRQQMASLTEEMPTLHGTDRIRRTSSKPKYLEEYLNNLLENTFYKNYHGMLDFLAISPLSFIRDLGPKGLEGYILKRSGGHRIQGLNCIGHHQVCFRWSRRWLVVKDSFLLYMSRDTGVLSFVLLFDPELKVLVGRVYTDTKHGVCIENFSRKLVIKCSSYRQAQWWSHEIRSLAERSDFLQTHRFEGFAPPRPDTLTKWYVNGNGYFSDVADALEQAKEEIFITDWWLSPEVFLKRPATGMYWRLDKILKRKAEQGVKVCVLLYKEVELALGISSGYSKRTLMNLHPNIKVMRHPDHVASVVFLWAHHEKMVAIDQSVAFVGGLDLAFGRWDDSDYRLSDLTPSKTASNAEAAPESDAVDGSAVPLTDLVSECGDEVDLSCNALLWLGKDYSNFIKRDWTQLDQPFQDNVDRTQVPRIPWRDLGAVHHGKAARDLARHFIQRWNFTKIFKNKYKDDFYPYLLPKSHCTADKLPFTIPGATKASVQVLRSVDRWSSGTCEHSILNAYIHVIENSEHYVYLENQFFISCSDQKYVFNTIGDAIVKRILRAHSEGKKYRVFVVIPLLPGFEGDISQGGGNAIQAILHFTYRTINRGEHSILSRLKEHMQDEWTRYISLCGLRTHSELGQSPVTELIYVHSKALIADDRCYIIGSANINDRSMLGSRDSELAVLVEDEERVPSVMNGEEYQAGPLALALRKECFSVLLGATSDPNLNIDDPVCDHFFNDVWNKIAQTNAIIYEKVFRCLPLDSIRNLRELQEHVNSQNLSLTDPEKAKEEIQAIQGILVHFPLHFLCEEYLLPPLKSKERMVPMEVWT